The proteins below are encoded in one region of Peribacillus muralis:
- a CDS encoding gluconeogenesis factor YvcK family protein, producing the protein MLNDKKQPKVVIIGGGTGLPVLLRGLKKHPVDITAIVTVADDGGSSGRLREDMDIPAPGDIRNVLAALSDVEPLVEQMFQHRFQSKNELSGHSLGNLILAAMTSLTGDFVHAIQEMSKFLNVRGKVLPAANQSVVLHAEMNDGTIVTGESKIPFSGKKIKKVFLSPQQIKPLSETLQEIKQADLIVIGPGSLYTSILPNLLVPGLGEEVGRSKAKKVYICNLMTQAGETLDYSASDHIKAIYDHMGNAYIDRILVNNEEIPSEIQRRYQAEYAKPVMYDVESLKRMGLEIIQERIFSYEGNVIRHDTKKVADLLYNMLINETKSHIVP; encoded by the coding sequence ATGTTAAATGATAAGAAACAGCCTAAGGTCGTGATCATTGGAGGAGGAACCGGTCTTCCCGTTTTGTTAAGGGGCCTGAAGAAGCATCCGGTCGATATAACGGCAATCGTTACGGTAGCTGATGATGGGGGAAGCTCTGGTCGCCTTCGTGAGGACATGGATATTCCCGCTCCGGGCGACATACGGAACGTGCTTGCTGCGTTATCGGATGTGGAACCTCTCGTCGAGCAAATGTTTCAGCATCGCTTTCAGAGCAAAAATGAACTGTCCGGGCATTCGCTGGGTAACTTGATCCTGGCCGCAATGACCTCGTTGACAGGTGATTTTGTCCATGCGATCCAGGAAATGAGTAAGTTCCTGAATGTCCGCGGCAAGGTGCTGCCGGCAGCCAACCAAAGCGTGGTTCTCCATGCGGAAATGAATGATGGAACGATCGTTACGGGAGAATCCAAGATTCCCTTCTCAGGAAAGAAAATAAAAAAAGTGTTCTTGTCTCCTCAGCAAATAAAGCCGCTCAGTGAAACCCTTCAGGAAATCAAGCAGGCAGACCTTATTGTCATCGGACCGGGAAGCTTATATACTAGCATTCTGCCTAATTTACTTGTCCCTGGACTAGGGGAAGAGGTTGGCCGCTCCAAGGCCAAGAAGGTGTACATTTGCAATTTGATGACACAAGCTGGCGAGACGCTGGATTATAGCGCAAGTGATCATATTAAAGCGATATATGATCATATGGGCAATGCATATATTGACAGGATACTTGTAAATAATGAGGAAATACCTTCTGAAATCCAGCGGCGGTATCAAGCTGAATACGCCAAGCCGGTCATGTATGATGTCGAAAGTTTAAAGCGGATGGGTCTTGAAATCATCCAGGAGCGCATTTTCAGCTATGAAGGGAATGTCATCCGGCATGATACGAAAAAAGTCGCCGATTTGCTTTACAATATGCTAATAAATGAAACAAAAAGTCATATAGTTCCGTAG
- the whiA gene encoding DNA-binding protein WhiA has translation MSFASETKKELTTLEGKDCCGKAELCALIRMNGSLSFSNRKLVVDIQTENAAIARRIYTLLKKSYEVQVELLVRKKMKLKKNNVYIVRMSSGGQRVLNDLEILGEGFEILHAISDTIVGKKCCKRSYLRGAFLAGGSVNNPETSSYHLEIFSLYKEHNDALCELMNKFDLKAKTLERKKGYIIYLKEAEKIAEFLSIVGAHSALLRFEDVRIVRDMRNSVNRLVNCETANLNKTIGASLRQVENIHYIEDTVGLNILPDKLREIAELRIAFQDITLKELGEMVSGGSISKSGINHRLRKIDEIADRLRGGEAIAAKK, from the coding sequence ATGTCTTTTGCTTCAGAAACAAAAAAAGAGCTTACTACATTGGAGGGAAAGGATTGCTGCGGAAAAGCGGAATTGTGTGCGCTGATCCGGATGAACGGATCCCTTTCATTTTCTAATCGGAAGCTTGTTGTGGATATTCAAACTGAAAATGCAGCGATTGCAAGAAGGATTTATACGCTGCTGAAAAAAAGCTATGAGGTCCAAGTCGAGCTTTTGGTCCGTAAAAAGATGAAGCTTAAAAAGAATAACGTCTACATTGTCAGGATGTCATCTGGAGGGCAACGGGTTTTAAATGACTTGGAAATCTTAGGTGAAGGTTTTGAGATACTCCATGCGATATCCGATACCATTGTTGGAAAGAAATGCTGTAAGCGCTCCTACCTAAGAGGGGCATTTCTTGCGGGAGGTTCAGTCAATAATCCGGAAACGTCCTCGTATCACTTGGAGATTTTCTCGCTTTATAAAGAACATAACGATGCGCTTTGTGAGTTAATGAATAAGTTTGACCTGAAGGCGAAAACACTTGAACGCAAGAAAGGGTACATCATTTACTTGAAAGAAGCCGAAAAGATTGCCGAGTTTCTAAGTATCGTTGGTGCCCATTCCGCATTATTGAGGTTCGAGGATGTCCGGATCGTCCGTGATATGCGCAATTCAGTCAATCGGCTTGTGAATTGTGAAACAGCTAATTTGAACAAAACGATCGGTGCTTCATTGCGGCAGGTGGAAAATATTCATTATATCGAGGATACGGTGGGACTGAACATTTTGCCCGATAAACTTCGTGAAATTGCCGAACTGAGAATAGCCTTCCAGGACATAACTTTAAAGGAACTAGGCGAAATGGTATCCGGGGGAAGCATCAGTAAGTCCGGTATAAATCACAGATTGCGGAAGATCGACGAAATAGCTGACAGGCTCCGTGGGGGAGAGGCTATTGCTGCGAAAAAATAA
- the trxB gene encoding thioredoxin-disulfide reductase — MSEKIYDVVIIGAGPAGMTAAVYTSRANLSTLMLERGVPGGQMANTEEVENYPGFDTILGPELSTKMFDHAKKFGAEYAYGDVKEIIDGEEYKTIIAGSKEFKARSIIITSGAEYKKIGVPGEKELGGRGVSYCAVCDGAFFKEKELFVIGGGDSAVEEGVYLTRFASKVTIVHRREELRAQKILQDRAFANEKVDFIWNHTLKEINEEGGKVGGVTLVSTVNGEETKLDADGVFIYIGMLPLTKPFESLNILNAMGYIETNDRMETRVPGIFAAGDVREKTLRQIVTATGDGSIAAQSVQHYVEELQEKLQPKA; from the coding sequence ATGTCTGAAAAAATTTATGACGTTGTTATTATTGGAGCTGGTCCTGCTGGGATGACGGCTGCTGTCTATACATCACGTGCGAATCTATCAACATTGATGTTGGAACGCGGTGTCCCGGGCGGGCAAATGGCCAATACGGAAGAAGTTGAAAACTATCCTGGATTCGACACGATCCTCGGACCTGAGCTTTCAACGAAAATGTTTGACCATGCAAAGAAATTCGGTGCGGAGTATGCCTATGGCGATGTTAAGGAAATCATCGACGGTGAAGAGTATAAAACGATCATTGCCGGTTCCAAGGAATTCAAAGCACGCTCAATCATCATTACATCAGGTGCGGAGTATAAAAAAATCGGCGTACCTGGTGAAAAAGAACTGGGCGGTCGCGGTGTATCATATTGTGCAGTTTGTGATGGCGCGTTCTTCAAGGAAAAAGAACTGTTCGTTATCGGCGGTGGGGACTCTGCCGTTGAAGAGGGTGTGTACTTGACCCGCTTCGCTTCGAAGGTGACGATCGTTCATAGACGTGAAGAGCTTCGTGCCCAAAAAATTCTTCAGGATCGTGCTTTTGCCAATGAAAAAGTTGATTTCATCTGGAATCATACGTTGAAGGAAATCAATGAAGAAGGCGGAAAAGTGGGCGGAGTCACTCTCGTTTCAACAGTGAATGGGGAAGAGACGAAGCTTGATGCAGACGGTGTGTTCATTTATATCGGAATGCTGCCGCTGACTAAACCTTTTGAAAGCTTGAACATCCTGAATGCGATGGGCTACATTGAAACGAATGATCGGATGGAGACACGCGTTCCTGGCATCTTTGCTGCAGGTGACGTTCGTGAAAAAACATTGCGTCAAATCGTGACAGCAACAGGAGATGGAAGCATTGCCGCTCAATCCGTTCAGCATTATGTAGAAGAACTTCAAGAAAAATTGCAGCCAAAGGCGTAA
- the gap gene encoding type I glyceraldehyde-3-phosphate dehydrogenase, producing MAVKVGINGFGRIGRNVFRAALNNPEVEIVAINDLTDANMLAHLLQYDTIHGSLNEKVAVDGDFLVVDGHKVKVLAERDPAQLGWGELGVEVVVESTGRFTKRSDAAKHLEAGAKKVIISAPASDEDITVVMGVNEDKYDAANHHVISNASCTTNCLAPFAKVLHEQFGIKRGMMTTVHSYTNDQQILDLPHKDYRRARAAAENIIPTTTGAAKAVALVLPELKGKLNGMAMRVPTPNVSVVDLVAELEKDVTAEEVNAAFKKASEGELKGILEYSELPLVSTDYNGNPSSSTIDALSTMVMEGNMVKVLSWYDNETGYSNRVVDLIDYLAKKGL from the coding sequence ATGGCAGTAAAAGTTGGTATTAATGGTTTTGGACGTATTGGACGTAATGTATTTCGTGCAGCATTGAATAATCCTGAGGTGGAAATTGTCGCTATTAACGACTTAACAGATGCTAATATGTTAGCGCACCTTCTTCAATATGATACAATCCACGGTTCTCTTAATGAAAAAGTTGCAGTTGATGGTGATTTCTTGGTTGTCGATGGCCATAAAGTCAAAGTATTGGCCGAACGTGACCCTGCTCAATTAGGCTGGGGAGAACTAGGAGTAGAAGTCGTGGTGGAATCTACAGGACGTTTCACGAAACGTTCAGATGCAGCTAAGCACTTAGAAGCTGGCGCGAAAAAAGTAATCATCTCTGCTCCAGCATCCGATGAAGACATCACTGTCGTCATGGGCGTGAATGAAGATAAGTATGATGCAGCAAACCACCATGTAATCTCGAATGCTTCATGTACTACGAACTGCTTGGCTCCATTCGCCAAAGTGCTTCATGAGCAATTCGGAATCAAACGCGGTATGATGACGACTGTTCACTCTTATACAAATGATCAACAAATCCTTGACCTGCCTCATAAAGATTACCGTCGTGCACGTGCAGCGGCTGAAAACATCATTCCTACAACAACTGGGGCAGCAAAAGCTGTTGCACTTGTTCTTCCAGAGCTTAAAGGGAAATTGAATGGTATGGCAATGCGTGTACCGACTCCGAACGTATCTGTTGTCGATCTTGTCGCAGAACTTGAAAAAGACGTAACAGCTGAAGAAGTGAATGCAGCATTCAAAAAGGCTTCTGAAGGGGAACTAAAAGGAATTCTTGAGTACAGCGAACTTCCGCTAGTATCAACGGACTATAACGGTAACCCATCTTCTTCTACAATCGATGCCCTTTCCACAATGGTAATGGAAGGAAACATGGTTAAAGTATTATCTTGGTATGATAATGAAACAGGATATTCTAACCGTGTAGTTGATTTAATCGACTATTTGGCTAAAAAAGGATTGTAA
- the clpP gene encoding ATP-dependent Clp endopeptidase proteolytic subunit ClpP — protein MNLIPTVIEQTSRGERAYDIYSRLLKDRIIMLGSGIDDNVSNSIVAQLLFLEAENPEKDITLYINSPGGSITSGMAIYDTMQYIKPHVSTVCIGMAASMGAFLLAAGEKGKRYALPNSEVMIHQPLGGAQGQATEIEIAARRILHLKDKLNQILAERTGQPIEVLQRDTERDNFMTSERALEYGLIDKVITRNILEGNKDSK, from the coding sequence ATGAATTTAATTCCTACAGTTATCGAACAAACTAGTCGTGGGGAGCGTGCCTACGATATTTACTCCCGTTTATTAAAAGACAGGATCATTATGCTAGGAAGCGGAATCGACGATAATGTTTCCAATTCCATTGTTGCTCAATTACTATTTTTAGAGGCGGAAAATCCTGAAAAAGATATTACGTTATACATCAACAGCCCGGGCGGAAGCATCACTTCCGGTATGGCCATTTATGATACGATGCAATATATCAAGCCTCATGTATCCACTGTATGCATCGGCATGGCCGCTTCCATGGGTGCATTCCTATTGGCTGCTGGTGAAAAGGGCAAGCGTTATGCGCTGCCGAACAGTGAAGTCATGATTCACCAACCACTTGGAGGAGCCCAAGGACAAGCTACGGAAATCGAAATTGCTGCACGCCGCATCCTTCACTTGAAAGATAAATTAAACCAAATCTTGGCGGAACGGACTGGTCAGCCGATTGAAGTCCTTCAAAGAGATACGGAACGCGATAACTTCATGACTTCCGAAAGAGCCCTTGAATATGGCTTGATCGACAAAGTCATCACGCGCAACATCCTTGAAGGTAACAAAGATTCTAAATAA
- the rapZ gene encoding RNase adapter RapZ, with the protein MSTGQMNETQLVIITGMSGAGKTVAVQSFEDLGFFCVDNLPPTLLPKFLELMKDSGNKMNKVALVMDLRGREFFDSLFLALDNLTETTAVSPRILFLEADDDSLVRRYKETRRTHPLAPLGRPLEGIKMERELLDQLKGRAQLIFNTSQLKPRELREKIATEFSADKSVGFTVNIMSFGFKHGLPIDADLVFDVRFLPNPYYIDHMRPKTGLEQEVSSYVLKWSETQKFLEKVTDLLAFMLPYYKREGKAQLVVAIGCTGGQHRSVALTEYISNYFQNDYRVQVSHRDIEKSKGKADVK; encoded by the coding sequence ATGAGTACAGGGCAGATGAATGAAACGCAATTGGTCATCATTACCGGAATGTCGGGAGCGGGGAAGACAGTGGCTGTTCAAAGTTTTGAAGACCTCGGCTTTTTTTGCGTCGATAATTTGCCGCCCACACTATTGCCAAAATTTTTGGAGTTAATGAAGGACTCCGGGAATAAGATGAATAAAGTGGCCCTTGTGATGGACTTGAGGGGGCGGGAGTTTTTTGATTCGCTATTTCTGGCACTCGATAACCTAACGGAAACCACGGCAGTTTCTCCAAGGATCCTTTTTCTTGAGGCCGATGACGATTCCTTGGTGCGTAGATATAAGGAGACGAGAAGAACCCATCCGCTAGCTCCATTAGGGCGCCCATTGGAAGGCATTAAGATGGAACGGGAGCTTTTGGATCAATTGAAGGGCAGGGCTCAGCTGATTTTCAATACGTCGCAGCTGAAGCCGCGAGAATTGAGGGAGAAAATCGCTACTGAGTTTTCTGCCGATAAAAGTGTCGGGTTCACGGTCAACATCATGTCCTTTGGATTCAAGCACGGTTTGCCGATAGATGCTGATCTTGTGTTTGATGTGCGTTTTTTGCCAAATCCATATTATATTGACCACATGAGGCCGAAGACTGGATTGGAGCAGGAAGTGTCCAGTTACGTTTTGAAATGGAGCGAGACCCAGAAGTTCTTGGAAAAGGTAACAGATCTACTTGCTTTCATGCTTCCCTACTATAAACGGGAGGGAAAAGCACAGCTTGTGGTGGCGATAGGATGTACAGGCGGTCAGCATCGTTCCGTCGCATTGACGGAGTATATCTCGAACTACTTCCAGAATGATTACCGGGTTCAAGTGTCACATCGTGATATCGAAAAAAGTAAGGGGAAAGCTGATGTTAAATGA
- a CDS encoding sugar-binding transcriptional regulator, giving the protein MRTLLEVQRKLLPDFLVVMQKRYDILRYIKMMQPVGRRSLAVSLNLTERTLRSEVDFLKSQNLVNIFSSGMTLTDEGMEILDKLEGIMREVMGIDIMERQLQELLQVDEVIIVSGNCDETPWVKKELGKACANRMKLEWNSKNIIAVTGGSTMAEVANSLSPDEASKKLIFVPARGGIGEAVQNQANTIVEKMAQKAHASYRVLYVPDQLSGEVYASFQKEPAIKEVISQIKSADMIIHGIGDAMAMAERRNSPPEMLKKLLDGNAVGEAFGYYYDENGQVVHKVLTVGIQLDDLSPEKRVITVAGGKTKAKAIRSYMKGAPSSTVLITDEAAALELIQGNYTP; this is encoded by the coding sequence ATGCGTACATTACTCGAGGTACAAAGAAAATTATTACCTGATTTCCTGGTGGTTATGCAAAAAAGATATGATATCCTGCGTTATATCAAAATGATGCAGCCAGTGGGAAGGCGAAGCTTGGCCGTGAGTCTTAATTTGACGGAGCGGACGCTTAGGAGCGAGGTTGATTTTCTGAAAAGTCAGAACCTGGTCAATATATTCAGTTCCGGCATGACACTGACTGATGAAGGGATGGAAATCCTCGATAAGTTAGAAGGAATAATGCGTGAAGTTATGGGTATAGACATAATGGAGCGGCAATTGCAGGAATTGCTACAAGTCGATGAGGTCATCATCGTCTCAGGAAATTGCGATGAAACCCCATGGGTAAAAAAAGAATTGGGCAAAGCTTGTGCAAACCGTATGAAACTCGAGTGGAATTCAAAGAATATCATTGCAGTAACCGGTGGGTCGACAATGGCCGAAGTGGCTAATTCGCTGTCACCTGATGAAGCATCGAAGAAATTGATATTCGTTCCAGCCCGCGGTGGAATTGGTGAAGCCGTGCAGAACCAGGCCAATACGATTGTCGAAAAAATGGCACAGAAGGCACACGCTTCATACAGAGTGCTATATGTACCAGATCAATTGAGCGGTGAGGTTTACGCTTCCTTCCAGAAGGAACCTGCAATTAAGGAAGTCATCTCCCAAATCAAATCTGCCGATATGATCATTCATGGAATTGGTGATGCCATGGCGATGGCAGAGAGAAGAAATTCACCGCCGGAAATGTTAAAGAAGCTGTTAGATGGAAATGCTGTAGGAGAAGCATTTGGTTATTACTACGATGAAAACGGTCAAGTTGTTCATAAGGTATTGACTGTCGGCATCCAGTTAGATGATCTCAGCCCTGAAAAGCGGGTGATAACTGTCGCAGGTGGGAAAACCAAAGCCAAGGCTATCCGTTCTTACATGAAAGGCGCGCCTTCATCCACCGTTCTCATAACGGATGAAGCGGCAGCACTAGAGTTAATTCAGGGGAATTATACCCCTTAA
- a CDS encoding HPr family phosphocarrier protein, which yields MVEKQVEVKLKTGLQARPAALFVQEANRFHSDVFLEKEGKKVNAKSIMGLMSLAISSGVSVKLIVEGRDEKEALEALEEFVQQEG from the coding sequence ATGGTGGAGAAACAAGTTGAAGTAAAACTGAAAACAGGTTTACAGGCTCGGCCGGCGGCCTTGTTTGTACAGGAAGCTAACCGCTTTCATTCCGATGTATTCCTTGAAAAAGAAGGAAAGAAAGTGAATGCTAAAAGCATCATGGGATTAATGAGTCTTGCCATCAGTTCAGGCGTATCCGTGAAATTGATCGTTGAGGGACGCGATGAAAAGGAAGCGCTGGAGGCATTGGAAGAATTCGTTCAACAAGAGGGTTAA
- a CDS encoding glutaredoxin family protein — MKTNEFILYSRQRCPLCDEAKAILEEVKRDSGISYKEIDIHSDDALLEKFAMMIPVIEWKEEIVQYGKVDISALNGLLQK; from the coding sequence TTGAAAACGAATGAGTTTATTCTATATAGCAGGCAAAGATGTCCGTTATGTGATGAGGCCAAGGCGATACTTGAAGAAGTGAAACGGGATTCAGGGATATCGTACAAGGAAATCGATATCCATTCCGATGACGCACTGCTTGAGAAATTTGCCATGATGATCCCTGTGATTGAATGGAAAGAAGAAATCGTACAATATGGAAAAGTTGATATATCAGCGCTAAATGGGCTTTTGCAAAAATAA
- a CDS encoding NUDIX hydrolase — MQRVTNCVLIKDGQILLLKKPRRGWWVAPGGKMEPGESIRDACIREYREETGVYLKNPSIKGIFTFIMKDGDKVLSEWMMFTFFATDSDGVNLDVCEEGELSWHAVDDVKKLEMAEGDFHILDYMVHGRGIIYGTFTYTPEFKLLSYRLDPG; from the coding sequence GTGCAACGTGTCACAAATTGTGTATTGATCAAGGATGGACAAATTCTCTTATTGAAAAAACCTAGACGCGGATGGTGGGTAGCCCCGGGTGGCAAGATGGAGCCTGGAGAGTCCATACGAGATGCCTGTATAAGGGAGTATCGCGAAGAAACGGGCGTTTATTTAAAAAATCCTTCCATCAAGGGCATATTCACTTTCATCATGAAGGATGGGGATAAGGTGCTTTCGGAATGGATGATGTTCACCTTCTTTGCAACAGATTCCGATGGCGTCAATTTGGATGTATGTGAAGAAGGGGAACTTAGCTGGCATGCAGTTGATGATGTTAAAAAACTGGAAATGGCTGAGGGCGACTTTCACATTCTGGATTATATGGTCCATGGACGTGGCATCATTTATGGAACCTTTACCTACACGCCTGAATTTAAGTTACTTTCCTATCGTTTGGATCCAGGTTAA
- a CDS encoding tetratricopeptide repeat protein — translation MSKDSKFGQQAKILTFHPTGEYYFTKGLKAYHRRELPKSKKYLERALELEPAEPMIACQLAITCSEIGEYNYSNNLLENILDVMDPYMSECHYFLANNYAHLGMFKEAYRHASAYLDKEVDGEFSDDAEDLLELITFETDESEENPFKHDGLIAKQEKAREYLESGNFPKAIEVLKETIAEYEDYWSAYNNLALAYFYLGQVEDAFETLDEVLEKSPGNLHALCNLVVFHHYQQDEVKVEELIQMLEKIRPMLSEHRFKLGATFALIGNYASAYKWLKVLQKQGFEGDGTFYYWLTISAYHLGHEQVARKAWKKVVEMNPEKEGMEPWGDMNATSDGFEHHFPSIIKRLESEFIEERLFAIFLLKHSVHKQKLLKNQVLNLNQNFTDLERDYAALVQAPSKDRQLAPVDFADRTAELLYRHFQPIQLDEAGLYLMWFSVFIEAVKSGQKLNNPAGWASAVEYVWNQLKNEKVSKQAIADKHFISVSTLSKYVKLVQTLLE, via the coding sequence ATGAGTAAAGACTCTAAATTTGGCCAACAGGCAAAAATTTTAACCTTTCACCCAACAGGTGAGTATTATTTCACCAAGGGTTTAAAAGCATATCATAGAAGAGAACTGCCAAAATCAAAAAAATACTTGGAGCGTGCGCTTGAACTTGAACCAGCGGAACCGATGATAGCCTGCCAATTGGCAATCACATGCTCGGAAATCGGTGAATATAATTATTCAAACAATCTCTTGGAAAACATTCTCGATGTGATGGATCCTTATATGTCGGAATGTCATTACTTCCTGGCAAATAATTATGCCCACTTAGGCATGTTCAAGGAAGCGTATCGTCACGCAAGTGCTTATCTAGATAAAGAAGTCGATGGGGAGTTCAGTGATGATGCTGAGGATTTACTCGAACTGATTACCTTCGAGACGGATGAATCGGAAGAGAACCCCTTTAAGCATGATGGACTCATTGCCAAACAAGAGAAAGCGCGTGAATATTTGGAATCGGGGAACTTCCCGAAGGCAATCGAGGTATTGAAGGAAACGATAGCCGAGTATGAGGACTACTGGTCGGCTTATAATAACTTGGCGTTAGCCTATTTCTACCTTGGCCAAGTGGAGGATGCCTTTGAGACCTTGGATGAAGTGCTGGAAAAAAGCCCAGGAAACCTGCATGCGCTTTGCAACCTCGTCGTTTTTCATCATTATCAACAGGATGAAGTGAAGGTTGAGGAGCTCATACAGATGTTGGAGAAAATCCGGCCGATGCTATCCGAACATCGTTTCAAGCTTGGAGCGACCTTCGCCTTGATCGGAAATTATGCCTCTGCGTATAAATGGCTAAAAGTCTTGCAAAAGCAAGGTTTCGAAGGTGACGGAACCTTCTACTATTGGCTAACGATATCCGCTTATCACTTAGGGCATGAGCAGGTAGCTAGAAAGGCTTGGAAAAAAGTCGTGGAAATGAACCCCGAAAAGGAAGGCATGGAGCCATGGGGCGATATGAATGCTACCTCGGATGGCTTTGAACATCACTTTCCTTCCATTATAAAACGGCTGGAAAGCGAGTTTATCGAAGAAAGGCTGTTTGCCATTTTCCTACTGAAGCATTCGGTCCATAAACAGAAGCTATTGAAAAACCAAGTGCTCAATTTAAATCAGAATTTCACTGATCTCGAACGGGATTATGCCGCCCTTGTGCAGGCTCCTTCCAAAGATCGTCAATTGGCTCCCGTCGATTTTGCCGATCGTACGGCTGAATTATTATACCGGCATTTCCAGCCAATTCAATTGGATGAAGCGGGGCTCTACCTCATGTGGTTTTCCGTCTTCATCGAAGCGGTGAAATCCGGGCAAAAACTCAACAATCCCGCAGGTTGGGCCTCAGCAGTGGAATACGTATGGAATCAGCTTAAAAATGAGAAAGTCAGCAAACAGGCAATTGCAGACAAACATTTCATATCCGTGTCAACCTTATCGAAGTACGTGAAGTTGGTGCAAACCCTTCTGGAATGA
- the rpoN gene encoding RNA polymerase factor sigma-54: MSMNMKAGLFQQQTLKMAMTQELMQAITLLQYSAQELSAFLENKMAENPLLSLDQPTSALFQPTFDRKKGKRTLKNTYDANYWIEQISEDTVSLEQHIMSQVNHQQLTGEQHKAMLLLIHNLDENGYLRIKLDDICMKGVTPTVLEESLSILQQLEPHGLAARNLQECLLLQVKAEEISPLAETIIENHFLDFAEKRWKDLSKKIGVTMKEIQEVFDYVQTLNPRPASLFFQEKPSYIVPDVVVEVREGMLLVGNYDGNTPNLNVDKGYLNRMKSHGDKGVQRFIQDKWQEYQWISRGIQQRKETILKVIQCIVEKQPACFHHGLNHLKPMTMKEVADELGIHESTVSRAVKGKYVQTPFGTIEMRIFFTTSLQSVGLEEDMSGMQAKKGLKAAIDGENKQKPLSDQDLAERLKEEHGIILARRTVAKYREQLGIPSSSKRKRYD; the protein is encoded by the coding sequence ATGAGTATGAATATGAAAGCAGGACTTTTTCAACAGCAAACGTTAAAGATGGCAATGACCCAGGAGCTCATGCAGGCTATTACCTTGCTGCAATACTCCGCGCAGGAGCTATCAGCCTTCTTGGAAAATAAAATGGCCGAAAATCCATTACTGTCCCTAGATCAGCCAACTTCTGCATTATTTCAGCCGACCTTTGACCGGAAAAAGGGTAAGCGGACTCTTAAAAATACGTATGATGCCAACTATTGGATCGAACAAATCAGTGAAGACACCGTTTCACTTGAACAGCACATCATGTCCCAAGTGAATCACCAGCAGCTTACGGGGGAGCAGCATAAGGCGATGCTGCTATTGATTCATAATCTTGATGAAAACGGTTACTTAAGAATAAAGCTGGACGATATATGCATGAAAGGTGTCACTCCAACCGTTTTGGAGGAGAGCCTCTCCATTCTGCAGCAGTTAGAGCCACATGGACTTGCAGCCAGAAATTTGCAAGAGTGCCTTTTGCTTCAAGTGAAAGCGGAAGAAATCAGCCCGCTGGCGGAAACCATCATTGAGAATCATTTCCTCGACTTTGCCGAAAAGCGTTGGAAAGATTTAAGTAAGAAGATCGGTGTTACAATGAAGGAAATCCAAGAGGTTTTCGACTATGTCCAAACGCTTAATCCGCGGCCGGCGTCACTTTTCTTTCAGGAGAAACCATCATATATAGTGCCGGATGTGGTGGTCGAGGTCCGTGAGGGGATGCTGCTTGTCGGGAACTATGATGGAAACACACCCAATCTTAATGTCGATAAAGGGTACTTAAACCGAATGAAGAGCCATGGAGATAAAGGCGTGCAACGCTTTATCCAGGATAAGTGGCAGGAATACCAATGGATTTCAAGAGGGATCCAACAGAGGAAAGAAACCATATTGAAGGTTATTCAATGCATCGTCGAAAAACAGCCAGCATGCTTTCATCACGGGCTGAATCACTTGAAGCCGATGACGATGAAAGAAGTGGCCGATGAACTTGGAATCCATGAATCAACGGTAAGCCGCGCCGTTAAAGGGAAATATGTGCAGACCCCATTCGGTACGATAGAGATGCGGATTTTCTTCACGACATCCCTGCAATCCGTGGGGCTTGAAGAGGATATGTCTGGGATGCAAGCCAAAAAGGGACTCAAGGCTGCCATCGATGGCGAGAATAAACAAAAGCCGCTTTCGGATCAGGACTTGGCTGAACGGTTGAAGGAGGAGCATGGGATCATCCTTGCACGCAGGACGGTTGCCAAATACCGGGAACAGCTGGGAATACCGTCATCGTCCAAGCGAAAAAGATATGATTGA